The Chloroflexus aggregans DSM 9485 genome segment GTCTCCGTCCGATTGTGAACGAGAAGAGCACAGAGCAGCGATGGCCGATTGCGTCGTTGCTCTGCGCAGATTACGGCTTGCGCACTGGCGCCTTGACTTCAATCGTTTGGCCGCTGCGGGTGGTGAGCTTGATCAGCACCTCTTCGCCTTCCTTGAGATCGCGGTTCAAGCCGATCAGCATCACGTGATAGCCGCCCGGCTTCAGCTCAACTTGCCCGTTAGCCGGCACCTCAATTGCTTCAACTTGCCGCATCTGCATCACGTTGTTTTCCATAATCACGTTGTGCAGTTCGACCGACTTGGCGACATCGCTATCAGCCTTGACGATGGCATCCGCAGTGTTGCTGTTGTTAACCACCACCATGTAGGCAGCGCTCACCGCAGAGCCGGCCATATTGCCGTGATCCTGCATCCCGGCCATCGGCGTGCTCTGCATATTGCTCTGCTGCATATTGCCCATTGCGCCCGACTGATCGCCAGCCATATTCATCATCGCGGCGCGCACCCACGGATCGCGCACGGTAATACCGCCAGTCTGCGTCCCGCTCTGGCTCGTGCTCTGCGTCCCGCTCTGGCTCGCGCCACAGCCAGCCAACCCCACCACCATCATTGCCAATGCCAACAGCATCAAGAGACGTCGCATAGTATCACCTCGCATAGTAATCATTTGCACAAACAACCGCACGTTGCGCGCATAAACGCGTAACGAACTTACGATGCCGGTTGGAAGTGCATACGACGAGGTGGCGGCGGATCGGGAGTCAGGATCGCTGAAGAGCGCATTACCGGTCGGGTGGCGATGAAACGCTGGATAACAACCAGCCCGCCGATCACGATCATCAATCCAAGCGGCCACAAATCGTACCGTACCGGCGGTGGCGGGAGATCGTGTTGGGCAGCCGTGTGGGGTGCATCACATAGGAAAAACTCAACTCCCGCCGAATCGGTGTGCGGCAGGTAATGGCAGTGGATAATGCAAGATAACGCCGGCCACGGCCCGATCAAGAAGGCAAGTATCCACAATATGACGGAGCGGCTCAGACGGAGCGGCGCCGTGTTTGAGATAGAATGCACAAACATCACTAACAGTATACACCAAATCTGACTAACGCAAAGTAGAGATCTCTTCACGATGACGCAATTCGCTCTCCGCTCATTCGTCCTGCTGCATTTGCAACGCCTGCCTTCACGATGACACAATTCGCTCTCCGCTCATTCGTCCCCAGGAGCGACTATGCTGATGTTCATCGCTATCTCGAAAACCTTTCGATTCAATCTGATGTACGACCAATCGCGTTGACACCATCCACCAAATTTGCTCAACAGCATAAAATTGTTGGAATTGGCCGGCTTCACCAAGCGAGCGTATCTGGAGATTGCCCGACGCTACCTGTTCTCATGTCGGTGCAACGAACAGCAGTTGGCCGAATGCAGCCCTGCACTGACGACTGCGGCGTTACAATGGTTGATCCGTGAGTAGCATCACGTGATCGTGAACGGGCATCGGAACAGTCTATTGCAAGATGGCTACGCGGCTGACCGAAGGCAGAGAAGTACCGATGGGCGAAGGGTAACGGTGACGCGCGGAACGCGGTCCAATCTTTTGTTTTTACCGGACCGCCTGGTGTCGATCAGACGGACCTGAACGTTGCTATTGTACGCGCAATTGGGCCGCACGTTTGTGTGAACTGTTTTGGGTAGTGTGTGGTGAAACCAAAATCCATGCTTATTGGCGCGCACATCGGTATTTTACCCGGTCGGATGATCCGGGTTCTGTAGTGGCAACGATCCAATCTTGCTGCTCGGAAGATCGACAGGCTGCGTATTGGGTTTCAAGGTGATCTCCGACAACTGCATTTCTTGAAATACTTAGTCTGGAACAGTAATGTTGCACGAATGCTCGAACGCAACCTTGCTACGCTGGTGGGTATCGGTATGCTGAACAGCGGTGCTTTAACCAACGCTGCTCCTACATCATCGGTTGCTCATCGGTAGCATCGAACCAATCCACCTTCACCGGTAACAACGGAGCAGGTTGTACCTACGCTATGTGTATCGTTGATGAGTGATATGCGGATTATCTATGGATAGTGTTGCACCGATGTTGAGCGCGTTGTTAACCGATCGGCTAGCCCCGGTGACTACCCCTGCTAAGCAATACCACAATCGGCAGAACCGGTAATAGCTGCTACCTAAGTCGGTGCTCTTCTACGGTACCGCTGCTCATAGCCGGTACCTTGTTGGTGGATGACAATGCGAACGTAACCGCTGTCGGAACCATAGATGGTGCTCGTCAATTGTGTGACGCAGCAACCTTATTCCCACATCCACGATCCGTCCGGTTTACCGATCAAATAGGGTTGGCCGCTCGCATCATAGGCGACAGTATAGATCACATACCGCTCCCATCCCACCCATTCACCAAAAATAGCGTCGGTTGTTGTGCGCCATGTGTGGGCAAGTGCTCGATCACGGTGTTGCAATGCGCTCCAATCAGAAGGAATAGCAATCGCAATAAACGGTGGATGAGCCGGTGCAGGTCGTGGGTGCGGGCCGTCGTTAAGTATCGCTACACCCGGCAGATCGGTCAGCGCAGGCCGCTCCCCGCCATCTACCAACCCGACTCGGCCATGGGTACTGGCCGGAAGCCATGTGATGATAAAGCGCGAGGCGCTCACCTGATTCAAGGCATTGAAGACCGGGTAATAGCCGCTCACGAACTCAGTGGCGATGGCGTGCAAGCGATTGAAGTTAAGTAACGCATTCGGTAACTGTAAGGGATCGACCGTCCAATGCAAACAGCGTACACCGCACGCTAGTGCAGCGTGGGCTTGTGCTCGTTTCAAGCGTGTGGCAAGGCCGTAGGTGCGGTAGGCCGGATCGACGGCCATTACTTGCGATTCGATGGCGAGTTCGTCAGGTGTATCAGGTAAGGCCCCAAACCGCCAGAAGCCGAGGAGAAACCCGACGAGTCGGTTGTCAACGGTAGCGACGAGGGCAGTGGCAGCACCGAATTCGGTACTAAACAAGTCAGCAGGGTAGGGCTGACTGTTCCATACTGCCCGGTAGAGGGCAGCGATTGCGGGCAAGTCATCAGCTTGCGGCGGCCCGATCCAAATGCCGGTGGGGCGGGGGGCGGGAGGGGCAAAGGTGATACCATCGCGTGGCCGATAAATAGTCACCGGGATCGGGTGCAGCGTGGTCTGGATCAAGTCGTCGGGCAGGTTTTGGTCGAGTTCGTGCAGACGTAGCGTATACATGCGCGTTCCGTCGGGTTGTATTGCGCGCGGAAAGAGTAGTCCAACTCCTACGAGTCGCCGATCATCGTGAAACGTCACGACGATGCCACCCATGCGGAGAAAGGTGCTCTTGACAAAATGCGGTGGCAGCAGCTCAGGATTGTGCGGCGCACCAAGCTGCTGCCAAAGCTGATCGATAATTCCGTGCCACGCTGGATCAGCAGGGTTGAGGAAGCGGGCAATCAAGCGCATAAGAAGCTTCATGGAGCTGCTTGCCGGTAGCGTTTAGCGATCAATGATCGCTGATCGCGGTTGCGCTGGATTATAGTACACCTTGACCCGATTGCCAACTTTGTATGGCGGCACAAACGCCGTGCCGATGTTGCCGCGAAATCGGATAGTTTCGCCCGCCGCGGTTTGAAATTCGACCATTGGATAGAATAAGTTGATCTCGCCATCATCGTATTGCACGGCGCCAACCACAATTCCTGCGGCGGCTGCCATACCGGCACGCATTGTAGTGTGCATTCGCCATAATGCCACGAGCATCGCGAGCGCAAGCACCGTGAAGCAAAGCAGGGTCGCAAGTGCCATCCAGCGGCCCGACGTCGATGCTGCTGATGTGCTACTCGCCGTGCGTTGCGCTTCGCTCCCGACTACTACTTCGGTTGCTGGCATCGTCTACGCGGGTGATCCGCCGGACGCCGGATGAGTGATCGTTCGATAGGTTCCAAACGCCACCATCATGGTACTGGCTGAGGCCGCGCATAAGGGTTCTCCGAAGAGAGGCTACAGAGCGATGAGTGTCCTAACCGAGCGTGGTTACGCTCCATCTACAAACGCGCGCAGCCACAGCTCTAGCGTGACCAGCATCCAGAGTGCGATCCCCTGTCGCGGCCAGACCATGCCCTTGCCGGCCATCCAGGCTTGGATGGTGTTGGTTTGGAACAGGCTGCGGGAACGGGCACGCGGGCTGAGCAAGGTGTCGGCGGCGAGTTCACGCAAGGGGCCGCGCAACCAGTGTTGCACCGGTACGCGCATCCCGCTCTTGGGCCGTTCGATGATTTGCGGCGGCAACAGATCGGCGACGGCTTGCTTCAAAATCCACTTTTCGCGGGTGCCGGCCAGTTTCAGTTCGGGTGGAATGGTAAAACTCTGCGCCACAATGGCCCGGCTAAACAGCGGCGCGCGCCCTTCGAGACCGCACGCAGCAGTAATGCGCTCGACTTTGGTGAGGATGTGGTGGGCGCCTTTGGTGCGCACATTCGTTAGCAAGAGCCGGTTGAGGTACGATGAAATAGTAGGGGCATGGAGGTAGTGGATCACGCGCTCGGTGAGCGGCGATGTGCCGGCTAGCTCCTGTTGCGCATCAGGATGCAGCAGGCGCGGCAACTCGTCGTAGCATTTGCGGTACGAACGCAGGTAGATCTGCGCGCGTTGCTGCGGCGTGAGATCGGGCCGTTGCCACTCCATCGCCAGCATTGGCAGATTCTTTGGCCCGCCGAAACAGGGATCACCGCCTTCGCCGTTCAAAATAATGCGCAACCCGTCACCCGCCGCTGCGCGCGCCAACAGCAAGTTCGGTGTGGTGAGCGGATCGCCGACCGGACAATCCAGTGCTGCCACCGTCTCAGGCAGATGATCGGCGATCTGCTGGCCGCTCACCGTGAGCACCTGATGGCGGGTGCTACAGTGAGTGGCGACCAGTCCCGAATAGGCCAATTCATTGGGCAGCTCGTCGCCGAAACTGATGCTGTACGTTTGGATCGGCGCATCGTGCAGACGCGCGGCGAGCGCCGTTACCAAGCTCGAATCAACGCCGCCGGAGAGCAACACTCCTACCGGCTCACCAGCCGGCAGCATTGCGCGTGTCACATGTTCAAGCGTCTGCCGCAACTGATGGGCATGGGTAGCAGCCGGCGCAAGCGCAGTTTCTTCGCGTGGCATCCAGTAGAAACCGCTCGACCACGAACCGTCGGGAGCGAGGCGGACGTACTGGCCGGGCAAGAGTTCATACACGCCGGCGAGCAACGTCTCTGCGCCGGGCAGGTAGGCAAAGGTGAGAAAACTCGCGACGGCGGTAAGGTTGAGGCGTGGTTGCAGCGCCGGCCAGCGGCGCAAGATATGCAAGGTCGAAGCGGCGGCCCAAGCCGTGCCGGCGCGGGTGTAGAACAGCGTACGCGCGCCAACCGGATCGCGAATCAGGGTTAGATGGCGGCCATCCCACACCGCGAAGGCAAACATTCCTTCGACCTGCGCCAGTGCAGCAAGACCGCCGCGATCGATCAAGGCCAGCAACAGTTCGCCATCACTCAACGTGGCGCTAGATGGATCGGCCAACCACGCCAGTAAATCGACGCGATTGAACAGGGTGACTTCGCCGGCGCCAACCAGCCGGTGATAACGATATGGCCCGGCAGATAGCCATGGCCGCTGATCGGGAATGCCGGCGAGCAGACAATCATCAGTCTGCTCGCAATCGGCAGCAGCAAGACGGTGCGCAGTCGTTTGGCCTGCAGGATCGTTGATGAGAGCAAAGAACCGGCTCATAGCATTGCCCCGTCCTATCCAAAATCGCTATCGGCATTGCCTCCGTCTCCGCTATCACTGCTCCATGTAGATGTAGAGGAGGTGCTGCCCGTATCGCTGCCAACCGAGCCGATGCTGCTCTGTTGCTGCGCCGCAGCGCGCAGTTGTTGTTCTTCTTCAGGACTGAGCATTAGCGGTGGCCAGACAATCGCCCCCATCATGCCGGTCAGCCCAACCATCGTTAGCATCTCACCCAACCGGCCCCCGAACGAGGTCTCGTTCACCGTAACCGTTGGCCGACCATCGATCATCCACGCGGTGCGGCCATAGCCTTGCTCTTTGCCGTAGAACACGCGACCATTGGCCACCCGCTTCACAATCCCTTCGCCGAGCAATTCATCGGTGCCGTGCTGGCCGCGTGAGTCTTGCCAAGCTACTGTGCCGTCGGGCAAACGCCGGCGCCACTCGGTCACGCCGTTACTGTAGATGCGGCGCACACTTTGGTCGGGCAAGAGTTCGTCACGGTAGCGCACGACCTCATACTGCCGGTTGGGGTCATAGCTCATACGGCCTCCTTCC includes the following:
- a CDS encoding DUF3592 domain-containing protein produces the protein MPATEVVVGSEAQRTASSTSAASTSGRWMALATLLCFTVLALAMLVALWRMHTTMRAGMAAAAGIVVGAVQYDDGEINLFYPMVEFQTAAGETIRFRGNIGTAFVPPYKVGNRVKVYYNPAQPRSAIIDR
- a CDS encoding asparagine synthetase B family protein, translating into MSRFFALINDPAGQTTAHRLAAADCEQTDDCLLAGIPDQRPWLSAGPYRYHRLVGAGEVTLFNRVDLLAWLADPSSATLSDGELLLALIDRGGLAALAQVEGMFAFAVWDGRHLTLIRDPVGARTLFYTRAGTAWAAASTLHILRRWPALQPRLNLTAVASFLTFAYLPGAETLLAGVYELLPGQYVRLAPDGSWSSGFYWMPREETALAPAATHAHQLRQTLEHVTRAMLPAGEPVGVLLSGGVDSSLVTALAARLHDAPIQTYSISFGDELPNELAYSGLVATHCSTRHQVLTVSGQQIADHLPETVAALDCPVGDPLTTPNLLLARAAAGDGLRIILNGEGGDPCFGGPKNLPMLAMEWQRPDLTPQQRAQIYLRSYRKCYDELPRLLHPDAQQELAGTSPLTERVIHYLHAPTISSYLNRLLLTNVRTKGAHHILTKVERITAACGLEGRAPLFSRAIVAQSFTIPPELKLAGTREKWILKQAVADLLPPQIIERPKSGMRVPVQHWLRGPLRELAADTLLSPRARSRSLFQTNTIQAWMAGKGMVWPRQGIALWMLVTLELWLRAFVDGA
- a CDS encoding GNAT family N-acetyltransferase codes for the protein MKLLMRLIARFLNPADPAWHGIIDQLWQQLGAPHNPELLPPHFVKSTFLRMGGIVVTFHDDRRLVGVGLLFPRAIQPDGTRMYTLRLHELDQNLPDDLIQTTLHPIPVTIYRPRDGITFAPPAPRPTGIWIGPPQADDLPAIAALYRAVWNSQPYPADLFSTEFGAATALVATVDNRLVGFLLGFWRFGALPDTPDELAIESQVMAVDPAYRTYGLATRLKRAQAHAALACGVRCLHWTVDPLQLPNALLNFNRLHAIATEFVSGYYPVFNALNQVSASRFIITWLPASTHGRVGLVDGGERPALTDLPGVAILNDGPHPRPAPAHPPFIAIAIPSDWSALQHRDRALAHTWRTTTDAIFGEWVGWERYVIYTVAYDASGQPYLIGKPDGSWMWE
- a CDS encoding copper chaperone PCu(A)C, whose translation is MRRLLMLLALAMMVVGLAGCGASQSGTQSTSQSGTQTGGITVRDPWVRAAMMNMAGDQSGAMGNMQQSNMQSTPMAGMQDHGNMAGSAVSAAYMVVVNNSNTADAIVKADSDVAKSVELHNVIMENNVMQMRQVEAIEVPANGQVELKPGGYHVMLIGLNRDLKEGEEVLIKLTTRSGQTIEVKAPVRKP